In a single window of the Govania unica genome:
- a CDS encoding bile acid:sodium symporter family protein produces MPESTIAFVNTVLVPAGLMAIMFSLGLTLALRDFMKLAEHPRPVLAGLTGHFLCLPLLGLAIAWLFRLPPEMATGLFILSVCPAGVTSNAVTFAARGNVALAVILTTLTSIITVITTPILIGWALDHYFGMAANAPVISVPKTIKQLVMMTVLPIACGMIVRRLQAAWADRLVNWLRPTSLVILVAVILFSLLVSADLVLKNLIHAGPAAWVLNVSAMASGLLIARLFGLGRADSMTIGIEVGVQNATMATFLALSILNSWELAITPTIYGCIMIVNAGLMVRILKSRWRKLPQE; encoded by the coding sequence GTGCCGGAATCCACCATAGCCTTTGTCAATACCGTGCTTGTCCCAGCGGGTTTGATGGCCATCATGTTCAGTCTCGGGCTGACACTTGCGCTCAGGGATTTCATGAAACTGGCCGAGCACCCGCGCCCGGTGCTCGCCGGATTGACGGGGCATTTTCTGTGCCTGCCGCTCCTCGGGCTCGCCATCGCCTGGCTGTTTCGTTTGCCACCTGAGATGGCCACCGGGCTTTTCATTCTTTCGGTCTGCCCGGCCGGCGTGACGTCGAACGCAGTGACCTTTGCCGCACGGGGCAATGTGGCGCTGGCGGTGATCCTCACCACGCTCACAAGCATTATCACCGTTATTACGACACCAATTCTGATCGGCTGGGCGCTTGATCATTATTTCGGCATGGCCGCCAATGCGCCGGTGATCTCAGTGCCAAAGACGATCAAACAACTTGTCATGATGACGGTTCTGCCGATCGCCTGCGGTATGATTGTGCGCAGACTTCAGGCTGCTTGGGCTGACCGTCTCGTGAACTGGTTGCGCCCGACCTCGCTTGTGATTCTGGTCGCGGTGATCCTGTTTTCCTTGCTGGTAAGTGCTGATCTTGTTCTCAAGAACCTGATCCATGCGGGGCCTGCGGCCTGGGTCCTCAATGTCTCGGCCATGGCGTCGGGCCTGTTGATTGCCCGTCTTTTCGGCCTCGGACGTGCCGACAGCATGACCATCGGCATCGAAGTCGGCGTCCAGAATGCGACCATGGCCACCTTCCTCGCGCTATCGATCCTGAACAGCTGGGAGCTGGCAATTACGCCAACCATCTATGGCTGCATCATGATCGTGAACGCGGGATTGATGGTGCGCATTCTGAAATCCAGATGGCGCAAACTGCCTCAGGAATAA